GGAGGGAGTTTATCTCCTTCTCCAGGGCATCAAGCTCCCTGAGCCTTTCCTCCACCCGTTCCAGTTCCTTCTCCAGCTTTGGAATCTGGGGTGAGAGCTCGTTTATCTCTTTGAGGGCGTTTGAAAGCTCCCTCTCCATCTCTCCGATCAGATCGTCGAGGTTTCCCGTGCTCTTGAGGTAGTCCTCCGTCGATTTTATCCTCCGCTCGATCTCTTTCCTAACTTCGAGGAGGTTCTTGTAGGCGTTCTCGTATTTTTCAAGGCCGAGGACCTGTCTGACCACCTTCTCCCTGCTCTCGTCGCTCTCAAGGATGGCGTCGATTTCGCCCTGCCTTATGTAGATCGCGTTGAGGAAGACGTCGTACGGGACGAGCCTCTCCATCCAGTCCCTTACAGCTTTCTGGCTCGTCTCCGTGGCATGCTTCCATGAGCTTCCGTCGTGGTACTTGGCGAAGGCCATTCCGCGGGTTATGTTCCTGTGGAGCTGATACTTGACGCCGTCCTTCTCGAAGAAGACCGTTATCTCCGTGGATTTTCCGCCCGCGCGGAGTACCTCCTCCTTTCTGAGGTCTTTGGGCTTGCTCGGCCAGTAGAGGCCGACGAGGAGCGCATCGAGGAGGGAGCTCTTTCCGGAGCCGTTCTGGCCGATTATAAGGTTTATCCCGCTCGTGAAGTTGACCTTCGTCAGTGAATGGGAGCGGAAGTCCTTGATTATGAGCTTTTCAATTCTCATCTCCACCACCGATCCAGGCGAGAATGCTTGTGGGCTTGCCCTTCGGCCTGGATTTTTCCACCTTTCGGGCCTTTTCAGGCTTCTTCTCTTTCTTTGGGGGTTTTCCCTCCTTGGCCGGAGCAGGCTCTTCGCGCTTCACCTCTCCGGGTTCTTCCGGCTTCCCCTCCCACTCGCCCAGGAACAGCTCGACGACGGTGTCGAGGGCATCGAACTTCTTCTCGCCGGTAAGGTCTATCGCCCTCAGCTCCGCCGGGGTGAAATACTCGGCCGGCTTGGGTACACCCTCGCCTTTAACGGCCTTGCCCTTCCTCTCGAAACGCGTTCTCAGGTAAAGGTACTTGACCTCAAGAATCTCCTGGAAGTGGGAAACGTCGTAGGGCTTTTCCCAGCGCAGGTCGAGCCTTACGAAGGCTTCCCTTGGTATCTTGCCCCTGAGGCGCTTCAGTTCCCTCTTGGCGGTCTCCTCGTCGGCCTTCATTTTGATGTCTATGAAGGGCCTCACCTTCAGCTCGATGAACCTCGGCTTGAAGTCCTCGACTATGTAGAAGCCTTTCCTCGCGCCGGCTTCCGGGGTGAAGCTCCTCCCGTTCCAGCGGTACCTGAACTCGTAGTCCCCGAAGTCCCAGCGCTGGAGCGAGCCCGGATAGACCAGCGTCCCTATGTCGTAGCTGGTCTCAAAGTTCCTGTGGATGTGGCCGAGCGCGTAGTAGACGTAACCCTTCGGCAGGTCTTCCATCCTCAGCTCGAAGTAGTCGCGCTGGCTCTCGGGGATTACCCCCATCATCTTCTCTATGAGCTCCTTTATCCCCTGGTGGAGCATCAGGATTGCATCGCCTTCCGGCCTGAAGATTTCCTCCAGATGGTTGCGCTCAAGCCATGCCGCGCTCATGTACTTCAGCCCGTGAATCTCGACGGTCTTCCCGCCCCTCTCAAAGACGCCCTTAACGAGGTATTTGCCCCCAAGCCTCTCGCTCGTTAGATACTCGTTCTCGACCTTCTCGTCCCTCAGACCGACGAGATGGAGCAGACCGAGCCCCTCAAGGAGATGATAGGCCGAGACCTTCCTCTGCGTTCTGTCGTGGTTTCCCTCTATCGCGAAGACCGGAATTCCGGCTTTTCTGGGCTTTTCCAGCACCTCTATAGCGGTCTTTATGGTCTCCGGACTGGGCCGGCTTGAGTGGAACAGGTCGCCGGCTATGAGAATGAAGTCCACTTCCTCCGCCACGGCCCTCTCCATTGCCTCCCTGAAGGCCTGGGCAAACTCCTCGGCACGGTATGGAAGGCGGTACTGCTCGAAGCCGAGGTGGACATCTGCCATGTGGGCGAACTTCATGACTTTACCCTCCTTTTGGCTCTCTGAGTGTGTTGATGGCTTTAAGAGCTTGTCCAGGAGTTATCCTGCCGAGTTCGGTCCCGTCGAAATCGGAGTCAAAGCTGACTATCTTCAGGTTGTACAGTTCCGCAAGCCTGTACTGATAGGCATCGTCGAAATCCAGGTTGAACCTTTTCATCACATCAACTAGCCCTCTAAACTCCAGAGGGGGCAGTCGCAGAAGTGTAAAGCCACCGTTCAGGGTTATGTCTTCGACAAACTCCGGGAAGATCTCCTCCTTCCCTGCCCGTGTCATAATGATGCCTATTGAGTACAGTGTGAAATCAGAGAGATATATGAACTCCGACGGCGTTTTCCTGAGAAACTCCTCGGCAGTATCTGAGTTCTCCTGTTCCAGCAGAATCTCAAGGAAAACGTTGGTGTCCACCAAGAACATCAGCCCCACCATTCAACTGCCTTGTGCTGGAGTTCAACTGAAGTATACTCATCCTTCAGCTCCCTGAGGGCACCTTTCCACTTCATCTTGGGCCCCTTGCCCCTCTTGGAACCCCTCCTTTCAAGGAGGAATTCGATGTAGTCCAAGACTTCTCGCTTGAGTTCATCGGGAAGCATATCAAAGAGCCTGTGTGCATCCTCCATGATACTCACCTCCTGTTAGAAATCAACCTCTATGCCCTCCTCCTCGTAGAGCTCCTCCTTCTTCTCCTCCGCCCTTTCGCGCTCTGCCCTTTCCCTCCAGCGCCTCACGACGCCTATGTCTTCTCCGCCGTAGTCGCCGCCGAGGGCCTTGAAGTTGTGTATCTTCACCAGCGCGGGCAGGCTTATGGCCTGGCCTACTATCACCGCCTCGCCCTTGCCGAGGCCGGCTATGTCTCCTATAAGCTCCCCGCTCAGCTGTTCGCTGGCCTTTATGACGTAGTTCTGGTCGTTCGGATTCACGATGCGCATTATAATCTTCGTGTTCGTCTGGCTCAGCACGTCCTCGTTGAGCCTGCTCGGCCTCTGGGATACGAGCCCCATACCGACGCCGAACTTTCTCCCCTCGCGTGCTATCCTCCCGAGTATCCTCACGGTTCCGCCCTTTTCGCCGTGTGGTGCGAAGATGTGTGCCTCCTCTACTATTATGAGTATAGGTTCTGAGAGGGCCGGATAGCTCGCCTCAACCGAGCGGATAAACTTCTCAAGCTCCTCCACCTCTTCCGAAACGGCCGAGATTTTGCTTCCGTACTTTCTCCTGAGGTATTCAAGTCTCTTCCTGGCCTTCTCGTAGTCCATCCTGGTTTCGAACATCTTTTCGAGGAGCTTTGCCGCGACAAGCTTCATCTGGCCCTCGTCGAGCGGTCCGAGGTCTATGACGTTCACCATACCGGCTCTGATGGAAGCCACTATGTCCTCACTTGAGAGCAGATGGCCGTAGTTCCTCAGGAAGCGGGATATCTTCATCGTGAGCCTCGTTATCGTTTCCTTTTCGGCGGCCTTTATCTCGCCCAGGTCGCGGTACTTGCCGGCGTGGGGATCCCAATAGCTTCCGCCGGCGTTGGCCACCCAGTTCTGGAGCAGGTCGAGGACGGCCTTTACTATCTCCCTTCCACCGAGGTTGGGGTTCTCGTGGAGAACGGTGTCCCAGGCGCGGAGCAGATAGGAGCGCTGTATGGTTGCGTTGCTCCCTATCTCCATTAGGTCGGCCAGCTCCTCGCCGTCCATCGTCTCCGGCTGGATCCTTGCCTCGATGAGGTTGACGTACTTTGTGCCCGTGTTTGGAAGGCTCAGGCGCATGTAATCGCCGTGCGGGTCTAGGACTACGACCGTTCCCCTCAGGTCTTCCACCATCTTCCAGAGCATTACCGAAACGGTGTTGCTCTTGCCCGCTCCGGTAACGGCTAAAACCGCGAAGTGCCGCGAGACCAGCTCGTCGGCGTTGAGGTATATCGGCACGTCGTCCCTCAGGAGCAGGGTTCCAACCTCGATGAAGCCCTCTCCGCCGTAGTAGATAGCCCTGAGGAGGTCGGAGCTGGCTATGTAGACCTTGTTTCCGTTGGGAACGGGAACGCGGTTGGGAACTATCTCCGCTTTCTCGCCCCTGAACTCTACCCTCCCCAGCACGTGGACGGTAACTATAAGTGCCTCGTTCTCGCCTATGCTCTCCCCGTACTCCCTCAGATCGAGATCGAGGCTCGCGAAAGTGCTCTTGCCCTCGCTGAGGAGCCAGTTGATATTTTTAATCCCTCTGATGGTGCCTATCACCCACTCGTCACCGTTCCAGCGGCAGTTCCTGTCCTTCGCCTCCTTGCACAGCCTTGCAACGACGAAGTCTCCAAACTTGAGGTCGCTATCGGGATGAGCGTAGAACTGGAAGGAGTTAACAGTGGCTTCACCGGTCACGATTCCAACCGGGTTGTTAAGGTCTTCGGCTATGCGCATAACATCACCTATCGGTTGACTTGGTTTTCGGGGGCTTTAAACTTTACTCCAGAAAGTAGGGGGAGAATCAGCCAGGAATCCGGTCATCATCCCGCGGTCAGGTTCGAGAGTGCTCATCACGTGGGGTGGCCACCCCGGATGAAGTCTTCCTCAAGTCTTAAAAGCTTTGGCGCGTAGCTTATAACATGAGCGTATCCGTTAGGGAAGCCGGTGGGAGGATTCCCCTGGCGATGGTCGTTATAAGGCCTGCGAAGCTGTTCGACATACCCGACGTCGTCAGGATAGAACGGCTCTCATTCCGCGAGGAATATCCGAGGGGGGTTTTTCTCGTTTTTCTTGAGAACAATCCGGACACGTTTCTGGTTGCTGAATACAGGGGGAGGGTCATCGGCTACGTGATGGCCTATCTGAGGCCCGACCTGGAAGGGCATATAATGAGCATCGCCGTTGACCCCCAGTACAGGGGTAGCGGCATCGGTTCGGCCCTGCTGAGTGAGGTAATCGAAAGGCTCATAAAGAAGGGTGCCCGCTACATAGGCCTGGAGGTTCGTGTGAGCAACGAAAGGGCCATAAAGCTCTACGAGCGCTTTGGGTTCAAGCGCATAAAGCGCATAATCGGCTACTACGCCGACGGCGAGGACGCCTACTACATGCTCCTGCCGGTGGATGAGTGGGGTGGAAGGAATTGAAGGAGCCGATAATCTTCCAGCTCAGCGGTGACAGGGTCTTTAGCGAGCGTGAAAAGGCGATAAACCAGTTCTACAACAAGCGTTACTTCGGCGAGGTCGTGAACGGGAAGCTCTTTCTCTCGCTCATAGAGGCCGCTTACCTGATGGAGAAGGGCAAGATAAGGGTCTTCGACGGCGAAAAGGAGCTCTCTTTCAGAGAACTGGTCAAACTCGGAAGGAAAAGGGACGAGCAGTTCGACATAAAGCTCCTGGTTTACACCGACCTGCGCGATAGGGGATACACGGTAAAGTCCGCCCTCAAGTTCGGCTCCCACTTCCGCGTTTACAGGCGCGGGATGGACGAGCACTCCCAATGGTTGATATGGGTGGTTCCCGAGAACATCCGCTTTAGCCCCAATGATATAACGGCGCGCGTGAGGGTTGCCCACGGCGTGAGGAAGAACATGGTCCTGGCTGTCGTTGACGAGGACAACGACGTGGTGTACTATAAAATAGAATGGGTGAAGTTCTGAAAAAAAGGAAAGAGATCTTTAGCCTATGATATCGTTGTCAGAATTCACGCACATGCCTGTTCTTGGATCGCAGGGTGGGGACGGGGACCTGCCGTCGGTTATAACGCCAAACACAAGCGGCACGCTGACCTTCGGCCCACTAGTCCTCACCTTCACCTCCAGAACGCTGTACATTGCGTAGCAACTCTTCTTGGGCTTGACGTCGACGCTGTATTCTGCCATTGAAGCTGCGTTCATGTACTTGTGGAACCCAAACGTCAGGCTGAGCGCGCTGGCCAGTCTTCCAAGGGTGGGATTTATGCCCGCAAGGTACTTTCCGGCGGCATAGCCTATTGGGATACTCAGGCTGGAGCTCGATGAGAAGACCTCACTTTGAGATTGTCTAACATAGACGGCACTTTTCCAACTCCCAGCACTTATCCACTTCCTTTTCCACTCCGCTTCTTTTGAGATGCCCCAGATGTTGGGGGTTGTGGTGATCCTTGGAGGGTTGTTCCCTTGCGACTCTGTGAAGTAGATGCCCCTTGTAGGAGACTCCCATATCGTGTACTTTCCGGTGCTGTGGATTTTGATTGGGTATGTTTGTGCTATCTCTATGTCCACATACCTCCTCGTGAGCTTGTCGTACGCGGGAACCTTAGCGTGGGCCACAATGTACTCCACCTTGATGTTAAGATACCTCTCCCAAGTGTTTGAATTAACTGTTAAGGGCCCTAATGATTGATAGCTTATATCCAGTGCCCAGCCTTCGAAGCGGTGTCCCTTGGATACGCTAAGCACCGTTAAGGGCCCAACGTCAATTCCAATCGTCCAGTAGCTGTAGGTACTCCTGCTGAGCACGAGATCCCAGTCGAAATCTATCTCTTCTGCGACTTTGTTTTCTATTTTTAGTCCCATCACTGAGACCCATTCGTTGAAGGTTTTTGATTTTGCCCTGCTTTCAAAGTACAGGTTCCATTGGGGGTTAAGGCAGTATCTGCCTCCGAAGTCTATCCAGCCCCTTGGACACGAGCCGATGACTTGAACTCCAACCCCTCCCTTCAGGTTCAATGTCTTCTCCCCGTCGAGTTTGACCCTACTGGAAGTTAGACTTTTGATCCCCAGTTTTCCGTCTTTGGTGACGTAGAGTATTAGGGGAGTTGGTGGGGCGTAGAGGGCTTCTTCGCCCGTCGAGAGCTCCCTAATCCATTCCTGCCTTGGCACCTTCACAAAGGTTGGGAAGAACCCCCCTGCTTCCCCTTTCTTGAGAACTTTAATGCTCCCATTGGGGAGAGGATAGTAGATGATGTAGTTGCCTGAGCCTTCGATTCTGTACACGTCATAGCCGAATATTCTGGTTACTGAGTCTTCGTTGCCTGCAGTGTAGTTCAAGGCCCCTGCTGCGGTTCCTCCGAGGAGGATCAACACCAAAACTATTAACAAAGGTTTCTTGCTCACCATAGTGAGCCACCATACTAATTGCTTTATATTGGCTTATAAAATTTACTATCAAAATTCAGAAAAACTGGCAGACCGTTTATTTATTTGGCGGCTGAGTAATGGAGAAGAAAAGAACAGAGGCCAGATTCACTTCAGGAAGCCGGTCTTCTTTCCGAGGTCCTCGAAGGCATCCAGGACGTACTGGAGGTCCTCCTTGCTGTGGGCCGCTGAGGGTTCGAGCCTTATTCTTGCGGTTCCGAGCGGGACGGTTGGGTAGACTATTGCCTGCGCGAAGATGTTGTACTCGTCGTATAGGCGTTTGCTGAACTCCTGGGCGGTCTTCTCGTCGTAGAGCATGACCGGCGTAATCGGGTGCTTGGTGTTGCCGAGGTCGTAGCCTAACTCGCGGAGTCCGTTCTGGAGGAAGTGGGTGTTGTCCCAGAGCTTCTTGACGAGCTCGTCGCTGTGCTGGAGTATCTCAACTGCCGCTATGGCTGCAGCGACGTCGGGCGGGTTGGGCGCGCTTGAGAAGAGGAACGGCCTGCCCCTCTGCCTGAGGTACTCTATGGCCTCCTCCGGGCCGGCGACATAGCCGCCTATGACACCGAAGGCCTTGCTGAGAGTTCCCATCTCGAAGTCGATCCTGTCGTGGAGCTTGTAGTGGTCGACTATACCCCTTCCGTGCTCACCGAGGACACCCTCACCGTGGGCGTCGTCAACGTAGACCATCGCGTCGTACTCCTCCGCCAGGTCGGCTATCTCCGGGAGCGGGGCGAGGTCGCCGTCCATTGAGAAGACACCGTCGGTAACGATGAGCTTCTTCTTTCTGTCCTTGACCTCTTCGAGCTTCTTCTTGAGGTCGTCCATGTCGAGGTGTTTGTAGATAACCTTCGGCGCGCCGCTGAGGCGCATTCCGTCTATGATGCTCGCGTGGTTGAGCTCCTCACTGACGAAGACGCCGTCGTCTTTCTTCGTGATGAGGGCACTTATGGCACCGAGGTTTGCGTTGTAGCCGCTCTGGAAGAGAATCGCCGCTTCCCTCTTCTTGAACTTGGCGAGCTTCTCCTCAAGCTCGACGTGGAGCTCCATCGTTCCGGCTATTGTTCTAACGGCTCCGGCACCGACGCCGTAGTCGAGGATTGCCCTTATGGCGGCCTCCTTTATCTTGGGATGGGCGGCTAAACCAAGGTAGTTGTTCGAACACATGTTCAGAACGCGCTTTCCGTCAACGACGACCCAGGGGCCCTGGGCGCTCTCAAGCTTCCTGATGGTCACGTAAAGGCCCTTCTCCTTGAGCTCATTGAGCTCTTCCCTAATCCAGTCGAGCTTCGCCATGAGAACCACCGGTGATTTTTGGACATCGAGGTATAAAAGTTTTGCACATGGCAAAAGGCTTAATACCCCAAAGCTCATAAGCCCTTTAGGTAGGGTGATAGCTATGCCGGAGGAAGTTAAGGAGGTTAAAATCCTCGAAAAGCCGTGGGTTGAGAAGTACAGGCCTCAAAAGCTCGACGACATGGTGGGTCAGGATCACATAGTCAAGAGGCTCAAGCACTACGTTAAAACCGGTTCCATGCCGCACCTCCTGTTTGCCGGGCCGCCAGGCGTTGGAAAGTGCCTCACGGGTGATGCTAAGGTTATAGTCAACGGCGAGTTGACCACCATTGGAGAGCTCGTTGAAAGAATCAGCAACGGCAGGTTCGGAGCGGTTCCTGTGAAGGGCCTGAGGGTTCTTGGCATAGACGAGGACGGAAAGCTCAGGGAGTTGCCTGTTGAGTACGTCTACAAAGATAAAACTGAGGAGCTCGTGAGAATTAGGACGAGACTCGGAAGGGAGCTGAAGGTTACACCGTATCACCCTCTCCTCGTGAACAGGAAGAACGGAAGGACGGAGTGGATAAAAGCTGAGGAGCTTAAACCCGGAGACAGGCTCGCGGTTCCCCGCTATCTGCCAGCCCTGCTCGAGGATGACCCATTAGCTGAATGGCTTGGCTACTTCATCGGCGACGGCCACGCCGACTCCAAGACCAACGCCATAACCTTCACGAACACCGACGAGAAGCTTAGAAAGCGCTTCATCGAGCTGACCGAAAGGCTCTTCCCCGATGCGAGGATTAAGGAGAGACTCCA
This window of the Thermococcus thermotolerans genome carries:
- the mre11 gene encoding DNA double-strand break repair protein Mre11, with product MKFAHMADVHLGFEQYRLPYRAEEFAQAFREAMERAVAEEVDFILIAGDLFHSSRPSPETIKTAIEVLEKPRKAGIPVFAIEGNHDRTQRKVSAYHLLEGLGLLHLVGLRDEKVENEYLTSERLGGKYLVKGVFERGGKTVEIHGLKYMSAAWLERNHLEEIFRPEGDAILMLHQGIKELIEKMMGVIPESQRDYFELRMEDLPKGYVYYALGHIHRNFETSYDIGTLVYPGSLQRWDFGDYEFRYRWNGRSFTPEAGARKGFYIVEDFKPRFIELKVRPFIDIKMKADEETAKRELKRLRGKIPREAFVRLDLRWEKPYDVSHFQEILEVKYLYLRTRFERKGKAVKGEGVPKPAEYFTPAELRAIDLTGEKKFDALDTVVELFLGEWEGKPEEPGEVKREEPAPAKEGKPPKKEKKPEKARKVEKSRPKGKPTSILAWIGGGDEN
- a CDS encoding type II toxin-antitoxin system VapC family toxin encodes the protein MFLVDTNVFLEILLEQENSDTAEEFLRKTPSEFIYLSDFTLYSIGIIMTRAGKEEIFPEFVEDITLNGGFTLLRLPPLEFRGLVDVMKRFNLDFDDAYQYRLAELYNLKIVSFDSDFDGTELGRITPGQALKAINTLREPKGG
- a CDS encoding DUF2281 domain-containing protein, which translates into the protein MEDAHRLFDMLPDELKREVLDYIEFLLERRGSKRGKGPKMKWKGALRELKDEYTSVELQHKAVEWWG
- the herA gene encoding DNA double-strand break repair helicase HerA translates to MRIAEDLNNPVGIVTGEATVNSFQFYAHPDSDLKFGDFVVARLCKEAKDRNCRWNGDEWVIGTIRGIKNINWLLSEGKSTFASLDLDLREYGESIGENEALIVTVHVLGRVEFRGEKAEIVPNRVPVPNGNKVYIASSDLLRAIYYGGEGFIEVGTLLLRDDVPIYLNADELVSRHFAVLAVTGAGKSNTVSVMLWKMVEDLRGTVVVLDPHGDYMRLSLPNTGTKYVNLIEARIQPETMDGEELADLMEIGSNATIQRSYLLRAWDTVLHENPNLGGREIVKAVLDLLQNWVANAGGSYWDPHAGKYRDLGEIKAAEKETITRLTMKISRFLRNYGHLLSSEDIVASIRAGMVNVIDLGPLDEGQMKLVAAKLLEKMFETRMDYEKARKRLEYLRRKYGSKISAVSEEVEELEKFIRSVEASYPALSEPILIIVEEAHIFAPHGEKGGTVRILGRIAREGRKFGVGMGLVSQRPSRLNEDVLSQTNTKIIMRIVNPNDQNYVIKASEQLSGELIGDIAGLGKGEAVIVGQAISLPALVKIHNFKALGGDYGGEDIGVVRRWRERAERERAEEKKEELYEEEGIEVDF
- the rimI gene encoding ribosomal protein S18-alanine N-acetyltransferase, whose protein sequence is MSVSVREAGGRIPLAMVVIRPAKLFDIPDVVRIERLSFREEYPRGVFLVFLENNPDTFLVAEYRGRVIGYVMAYLRPDLEGHIMSIAVDPQYRGSGIGSALLSEVIERLIKKGARYIGLEVRVSNERAIKLYERFGFKRIKRIIGYYADGEDAYYMLLPVDEWGGRN
- the endA gene encoding tRNA-intron lyase, with the translated sequence MKEPIIFQLSGDRVFSEREKAINQFYNKRYFGEVVNGKLFLSLIEAAYLMEKGKIRVFDGEKELSFRELVKLGRKRDEQFDIKLLVYTDLRDRGYTVKSALKFGSHFRVYRRGMDEHSQWLIWVVPENIRFSPNDITARVRVAHGVRKNMVLAVVDEDNDVVYYKIEWVKF
- a CDS encoding glycine C-acetyltransferase produces the protein MAKLDWIREELNELKEKGLYVTIRKLESAQGPWVVVDGKRVLNMCSNNYLGLAAHPKIKEAAIRAILDYGVGAGAVRTIAGTMELHVELEEKLAKFKKREAAILFQSGYNANLGAISALITKKDDGVFVSEELNHASIIDGMRLSGAPKVIYKHLDMDDLKKKLEEVKDRKKKLIVTDGVFSMDGDLAPLPEIADLAEEYDAMVYVDDAHGEGVLGEHGRGIVDHYKLHDRIDFEMGTLSKAFGVIGGYVAGPEEAIEYLRQRGRPFLFSSAPNPPDVAAAIAAVEILQHSDELVKKLWDNTHFLQNGLRELGYDLGNTKHPITPVMLYDEKTAQEFSKRLYDEYNIFAQAIVYPTVPLGTARIRLEPSAAHSKEDLQYVLDAFEDLGKKTGFLK